A DNA window from Corallococcus soli contains the following coding sequences:
- a CDS encoding zinc metalloprotease, producing MLRNVTQRGSRVAVVLGTLMSLAGCSSSAPAPEEQPAEETATTQEALPHRGCATIEPSADEKLEIEAALANRVMAKRAVGSVNVPVYFHVIRKGTGVANGDIPDSQITAQMNVLNAAYSNTPFKFTLAGTDRTTNSTWFALGSGTSAEKKMKAALRKGGAGALNVYTANLKGGLLGWATFPSSYTSQPSMDGVVLLYSSLPGGTAVPYNEGDTATHEVGHWVGLYHTFQGGCNNPGDSVSDTPPEASAAFGCPTGRDTCAGGGVDPILNFMDYTDDSCMNQFSAGQVARADSLTATYR from the coding sequence ATGCTTCGCAACGTCACGCAGCGCGGTAGCCGTGTCGCGGTGGTCCTTGGCACGCTGATGTCCCTGGCGGGTTGCAGCAGCAGCGCCCCGGCGCCGGAGGAGCAGCCGGCGGAGGAGACGGCCACGACGCAGGAGGCGCTCCCGCACCGCGGCTGCGCCACCATCGAGCCGTCCGCTGATGAGAAGCTGGAGATCGAAGCCGCGCTCGCGAACCGCGTGATGGCGAAGCGCGCGGTGGGCTCGGTGAACGTCCCCGTCTACTTCCACGTCATCCGCAAGGGCACGGGCGTCGCCAACGGCGACATCCCGGACTCGCAGATCACCGCGCAGATGAACGTGCTGAACGCGGCGTATTCCAACACCCCGTTCAAGTTCACGCTGGCGGGCACGGACCGCACGACGAACAGCACCTGGTTCGCGCTGGGTTCGGGCACGTCCGCGGAGAAGAAGATGAAGGCCGCGCTGCGCAAGGGCGGCGCTGGGGCGCTGAACGTCTACACGGCCAACCTCAAGGGCGGCCTGCTGGGCTGGGCGACCTTCCCCTCCAGCTACACCAGCCAGCCGTCGATGGACGGCGTGGTGCTGCTCTACTCCAGCCTCCCCGGCGGCACGGCGGTCCCCTACAACGAGGGCGACACGGCCACGCACGAAGTCGGCCACTGGGTGGGCCTGTACCACACGTTCCAGGGCGGCTGTAACAACCCGGGCGACTCCGTCAGCGACACGCCTCCGGAGGCCTCGGCCGCGTTCGGCTGCCCCACGGGCCGTGACACCTGCGCCGGCGGCGGCGTGGACCCCATCCTGAACTTCATGGACTACACCGACGACAGCTGCATGAACCAGTTCAGCGCCGGCCAGGTGGCCCGCGCGGACAGCCTGACCGCGACGTACCGCTAG
- a CDS encoding MlaD family protein has translation MSLFTSTSKEKRLAVRAGAFVALGLAVAGVVVFFIGRESNLFQRQVVFRAYFDSVDGLSDQSPVWIGGLKVGRVNGVAFSQDLKDSRLEVQFQVASAYTERIRADSVAKLTSMGVLGDKAVDISLGSADQPPVEPGGIVKSSSGGDLSKLMSSASQVMENSVAISASLKDAIKVYANPELSRDLARSVASLSAIMQEIEKGDGALHALIYDKRTGQEVNTLLASASGAARRMDGALAHVEAILGEVRRGDGTAHALIYGQDGAVALKELGEAAGQLGGLIEDAKKSPNGAVHQLVYGDAKGMFADLGSAAADIKQITATVAKGDGTLGALVSDPTVYDDLREVLGNVKRNRILRALVRFSVSNGEALEQVGKPQSVPTPLTPSDTTAAPATPAPTPAP, from the coding sequence ATGAGTCTCTTCACCTCGACCTCGAAGGAAAAGCGCCTGGCCGTGCGCGCGGGCGCCTTCGTCGCCCTCGGCCTCGCCGTGGCCGGCGTCGTCGTCTTCTTCATCGGCCGCGAGTCGAACCTCTTCCAGCGCCAGGTCGTCTTCCGCGCCTATTTCGACAGCGTGGACGGCCTGAGCGACCAGTCCCCCGTGTGGATTGGCGGCCTGAAGGTGGGCCGGGTCAACGGCGTGGCCTTCTCCCAGGACCTGAAGGACAGCCGCCTGGAGGTGCAGTTCCAGGTCGCCAGCGCCTACACGGAGCGCATCCGCGCGGACTCCGTCGCGAAGCTCACCAGCATGGGCGTCCTGGGCGACAAGGCGGTGGACATCTCCCTGGGCAGCGCGGACCAGCCGCCCGTGGAGCCCGGCGGCATCGTCAAGTCCAGCAGCGGCGGGGACCTGTCCAAGCTCATGAGCAGCGCCAGCCAGGTGATGGAGAACTCCGTCGCCATCAGCGCGTCGCTCAAGGACGCCATCAAGGTCTACGCCAACCCGGAGCTGTCGCGCGACCTGGCCCGGAGCGTCGCGTCGCTGAGCGCCATCATGCAGGAGATAGAGAAGGGGGATGGCGCGCTGCACGCGCTCATCTACGACAAGCGCACGGGCCAGGAGGTGAACACCCTGCTCGCCAGCGCGTCCGGGGCGGCCCGGCGCATGGACGGCGCGCTGGCCCACGTGGAGGCCATCCTGGGCGAGGTCCGCCGGGGCGACGGCACCGCGCACGCGCTCATCTATGGCCAGGACGGCGCGGTGGCCCTCAAGGAGCTGGGCGAGGCCGCGGGCCAATTGGGAGGCCTCATCGAGGACGCGAAGAAGAGCCCCAACGGCGCCGTGCACCAGCTGGTCTACGGCGACGCGAAGGGCATGTTCGCCGACCTGGGCAGCGCCGCCGCGGACATCAAGCAGATCACCGCCACCGTGGCCAAGGGGGACGGAACCCTGGGCGCGCTCGTCTCCGACCCCACCGTCTACGACGACCTGCGCGAGGTGCTGGGCAACGTGAAGCGCAACCGCATCCTCCGCGCGCTGGTGCGCTTCTCCGTCAGCAACGGCGAAGCCCTGGAGCAGGTGGGGAAGCCCCAGTCGGTGCCCACGCCCCTGACGCCCTCGGACACCACCGCCGCGCCCGCCACGCCCGCGCCCACCCCCGCGCCCTGA
- a CDS encoding ABC transporter ATP-binding protein, producing MRKARSHHVDPPAPFEFRKPTPGEELIRYEGLVKQFGAKRIYDGVDLDVRAGETLVVLGGSGVGKSVLLKCLIGLLHPDGGRILFEGYDVAKFSEEQFLAVRKHVAMVFQGAALFDSLSVAENVAYPLREHFPTMSREEIRKRVAEKLELVDLPNTERLMPSDLSGGMRKRVGLARAIATDPEVILWDEPTTGLDPVTTQTINELIESMKQRLGATSIVVTHDMVSAFVLADRMAMLANRKIVQVGTPEEMRRSTVPEVRAFLDARRLELNPERTP from the coding sequence ATGCGCAAGGCCCGCTCCCACCACGTCGACCCGCCCGCCCCGTTCGAGTTCCGCAAGCCCACGCCGGGCGAGGAGCTCATCCGCTACGAGGGGCTCGTGAAGCAGTTCGGCGCCAAGCGCATCTACGACGGCGTGGACCTGGACGTGCGCGCCGGGGAGACCCTGGTCGTCCTGGGCGGCTCCGGCGTGGGCAAGAGCGTGCTGCTCAAGTGCCTCATCGGCCTCCTGCATCCGGACGGCGGCCGCATCCTCTTTGAAGGCTACGACGTCGCGAAGTTCTCCGAGGAGCAGTTCCTGGCGGTGCGCAAGCACGTGGCCATGGTGTTCCAGGGCGCGGCCCTGTTCGACTCGCTCTCCGTCGCGGAGAACGTGGCCTATCCGCTGCGCGAACACTTCCCCACGATGTCCCGCGAGGAGATCCGCAAGCGCGTGGCGGAGAAGCTGGAGCTGGTGGACCTGCCCAATACGGAGCGGCTGATGCCGTCGGACCTGTCCGGCGGCATGCGCAAGCGCGTAGGCCTGGCGCGCGCCATCGCCACGGACCCGGAGGTCATCCTCTGGGACGAGCCGACGACGGGCCTGGACCCCGTCACCACGCAGACCATCAACGAATTGATTGAGTCGATGAAACAGCGCCTGGGCGCCACGTCCATCGTCGTCACGCACGACATGGTGAGCGCCTTCGTGCTGGCGGACCGGATGGCCATGCTGGCCAACCGCAAGATCGTCCAGGTGGGCACCCCCGAAGAGATGCGCCGCTCCACGGTGCCGGAGGTGCGGGCCTTCCTGGACGCGCGCCGCCTGGAGCTGAACCCCGAAAGAACACCATGA
- a CDS encoding MlaE family ABC transporter permease → MRAEAQAAATAAAHHPPRPTLKERLRERMESLGALSVMTGQVFSRAVRPPYDWAGLVFHTESLGVRSLPIALLTATFAGLVISLQFGYFLARFGVQYTVGRVVILTLFRELAPVLTALTVGARIGSGIAAELGSMTVTEQVDAIRALGADPLRKLVVPRVFACLIVMPVLTVFSDVVGLVGGALVVRSQYGISLDQFFQGALDAVMMGDFVSGVIKGAVFGLVIGLVGCFKGLAVEGGTEGVGRATTQTVAITSVSVCLADFFITKITLYF, encoded by the coding sequence ATGAGGGCCGAAGCCCAGGCCGCCGCCACCGCGGCCGCCCACCACCCCCCGCGCCCCACCCTCAAGGAGCGCCTCCGCGAGCGCATGGAGTCCCTGGGCGCCCTGTCGGTGATGACCGGGCAGGTGTTCAGCCGCGCCGTGCGCCCGCCCTATGACTGGGCCGGGCTCGTCTTCCACACCGAGTCCCTGGGCGTGCGCTCGCTGCCCATCGCGCTGCTCACCGCGACGTTCGCCGGGCTCGTCATCTCCCTCCAGTTCGGCTACTTCCTCGCCCGCTTCGGCGTGCAGTACACCGTGGGCCGCGTCGTCATCCTCACGCTGTTCCGCGAGCTGGCCCCCGTGCTCACCGCGCTCACCGTGGGCGCGCGCATCGGCTCCGGCATCGCCGCGGAGCTGGGCTCCATGACCGTGACGGAGCAGGTGGACGCCATCCGCGCGCTCGGCGCGGACCCCTTGCGCAAGCTTGTGGTGCCGCGCGTGTTCGCGTGCCTCATCGTCATGCCGGTGCTCACCGTGTTCTCGGACGTGGTGGGCCTGGTCGGCGGGGCGCTGGTGGTGCGCTCGCAGTACGGCATCTCCCTGGACCAGTTCTTCCAGGGCGCGCTGGACGCCGTGATGATGGGGGACTTCGTCTCCGGCGTCATCAAGGGCGCGGTGTTCGGGCTCGTCATCGGGCTGGTCGGTTGTTTCAAGGGGCTCGCGGTGGAGGGCGGCACCGAAGGCGTGGGCCGCGCCACCACGCAGACCGTGGCCATCACCTCCGTGTCCGTGTGCCTCGCGGACTTCTTCATCACGAAGATCACGCTCTACTTCTGA
- the recF gene encoding DNA replication/repair protein RecF (All proteins in this family for which functions are known are DNA-binding proteins that assist the filamentation of RecA onto DNA for the initiation of recombination or recombinational repair.), with amino-acid sequence MRLLSLQVQDFRNLPLVQLAPSIHATIAVGQNGQGKTNLLEALYFLATLKPLRAGRLSELVRWGSQAARVTGRFLLKGAEREISVEVGGGTRQALVDGKKASSLEDYFGGVSVVAFTPDDLEVIKGGPDSRRAFLDRAVFNRYPAFLRESREYARALKNRNRLLRDGATVDAAYLDAYDETLARAGARLYARRRSLMAELAPRAQATFASIGRTADPAVYGYHPAHIGTDFAQADEAALATALREALAARLRRDLDRGFTSVGPHVDDVSVTLGGRSARAYASQGQQRALVLGWKIAEIENLEAAMGFLPLLLLDDVSSELDPERNAYLMGYLAQSGAQVFLTTTDAGLVRAAAASDSLWLTVHAGQVNTDTPAP; translated from the coding sequence GTGCGCCTCCTCTCACTCCAGGTCCAGGACTTCCGCAACCTCCCGTTGGTGCAGCTCGCGCCCAGCATCCACGCGACCATCGCCGTGGGGCAGAACGGGCAGGGGAAGACCAACCTCCTGGAGGCGCTCTACTTCCTCGCCACCCTCAAGCCCCTGCGCGCTGGCCGCCTCTCCGAGCTCGTCCGCTGGGGCTCCCAGGCCGCCCGCGTCACCGGCCGCTTCCTCCTCAAGGGCGCCGAGCGCGAAATCTCCGTCGAGGTCGGCGGCGGCACCCGCCAGGCCCTCGTGGACGGCAAGAAGGCCTCCAGCCTGGAGGACTACTTCGGCGGGGTCTCCGTCGTCGCCTTCACCCCCGACGACCTGGAGGTCATCAAGGGCGGCCCCGACTCACGCCGCGCCTTCCTCGACCGCGCCGTGTTCAACCGCTACCCCGCCTTCCTCCGGGAGAGCCGCGAGTACGCCCGCGCCCTCAAGAACCGCAACCGCCTGCTCCGCGACGGCGCCACCGTCGACGCCGCGTACCTGGACGCCTACGACGAAACGCTCGCCCGCGCCGGTGCCCGCCTCTACGCCCGCCGCCGCTCGCTGATGGCGGAGCTGGCGCCTCGCGCCCAGGCGACCTTCGCCTCCATCGGCCGCACGGCCGACCCCGCCGTCTACGGCTACCACCCCGCCCATATCGGCACCGACTTCGCCCAGGCCGACGAGGCCGCCCTCGCGACCGCCCTGCGCGAAGCCCTGGCCGCCCGCCTGCGCCGGGACCTGGACCGCGGCTTCACCTCCGTGGGCCCGCATGTGGACGACGTCTCCGTGACGCTCGGCGGTCGCAGCGCCCGCGCCTATGCCAGCCAGGGCCAGCAGCGCGCCCTGGTGCTCGGCTGGAAGATCGCTGAAATCGAGAACCTGGAGGCCGCCATGGGCTTCCTCCCCCTGCTCCTGCTGGATGACGTCTCCAGCGAGCTGGACCCGGAGCGCAATGCCTACCTCATGGGCTACCTGGCCCAGAGCGGCGCGCAGGTCTTCCTCACCACCACCGACGCGGGGCTCGTCCGGGCCGCCGCCGCCAGTGACTCCCTCTGGCTCACCGTCCACGCAGGCCAGGTGAACACAGACACGCCCGCTCCCTAG
- the dnaN gene encoding DNA polymerase III subunit beta encodes MEFRIASDELKKALYRAQGIVERKTTMPILANVLLTANKGSVTVTAFDLDIGVVSEHSADVSKPGAVTLSAKYVFDIVQNLPDAEVTLKKLANNYVDISSGSAHFKIVGMAAEEYPKLPKEENAPLVQISGNVLLEMIKKTQFAISSDETRYILNGVFFEPQASGKVRMVATDGHRLSLIEREMKGDFKLKSGVIIPRKGLMELKRLLDEAPDAECHLGFAENSALFKKPGLTMVMRLIDGQFPEYQRVIPKEGEKVVLVPKTRLLEGLKRIALLSADKSNAIRIGLEKGKLLITASNPDLGEARDALDVDYQGNDITIGFNARYLMDVLGVTDTDEVSFELGDEHSPGVLHGPGDRSFTAVVMPMRV; translated from the coding sequence ATGGAATTCCGCATCGCCTCCGACGAGCTGAAGAAGGCCCTCTATCGCGCCCAGGGCATCGTGGAGCGCAAGACGACGATGCCCATCCTCGCCAACGTGCTGCTCACGGCGAACAAGGGCAGCGTCACCGTCACGGCCTTCGACCTGGACATCGGCGTGGTGTCGGAGCACTCGGCGGACGTGTCCAAGCCGGGCGCCGTCACCCTGAGCGCGAAGTACGTCTTCGACATCGTGCAGAACCTCCCGGACGCGGAGGTGACGCTCAAGAAGCTGGCGAACAACTACGTGGACATCAGCTCCGGCTCCGCGCACTTCAAGATCGTCGGCATGGCGGCGGAGGAGTACCCGAAGCTGCCCAAGGAGGAGAACGCGCCGCTGGTGCAGATCTCCGGCAACGTCCTGCTGGAGATGATCAAGAAGACCCAGTTCGCCATCTCCAGCGATGAGACGCGCTACATCCTCAACGGCGTCTTCTTCGAGCCCCAGGCCAGCGGCAAGGTGCGCATGGTGGCCACGGACGGTCACCGGCTGTCGCTCATCGAGCGGGAGATGAAGGGCGACTTCAAGCTCAAGAGCGGCGTCATCATCCCGCGCAAGGGCCTGATGGAGCTCAAGCGCCTGCTGGACGAGGCGCCGGACGCCGAGTGCCACCTGGGCTTCGCGGAGAACTCGGCGCTGTTCAAGAAGCCGGGCCTCACCATGGTGATGCGCCTCATCGACGGGCAGTTCCCGGAGTACCAGCGCGTCATCCCCAAGGAGGGCGAGAAGGTCGTCCTCGTGCCGAAGACGCGCCTGCTGGAGGGGCTCAAGCGCATCGCGCTGCTGTCGGCGGACAAGAGCAACGCGATCCGCATCGGGCTGGAGAAGGGCAAGCTGCTCATCACCGCCAGCAACCCGGACCTGGGCGAGGCGCGCGACGCGCTGGACGTGGACTACCAGGGCAACGACATCACCATCGGCTTCAACGCGCGCTACCTGATGGACGTGCTGGGCGTCACCGACACGGACGAGGTCAGCTTCGAACTGGGCGACGAGCACAGCCCGGGCGTGCTGCACGGCCCCGGCGACCGCAGCTTCACGGCCGTGGTCATGCCCATGCGCGTTTGA
- a CDS encoding caspase family protein, producing MRAPLLLLLLSLCAGVNEARAAEAVAVRRLALLVGVNDGGPERVKLRYADTDARAFSQVLSELGGVLPQDRVLLTDVDRAGVLAGFERMGRMAEAARTSGARRVEVLLYYSGHSDDEGLLLKGQRLDYGELRRALKGLPADVRIAVLDSCASGAFARRKGGVARPAFLVDSGTQVKGHAILTSSSADEASQESDRLGGSFFTHHLVSGLRGAADVTHDGRVTLTEAYQFAFHETLARTERTRGGAQHPNYDIELAGTGDLVMTDLRATTAGLLLTEPLEGRLYVRDAVGTLVVEVQKVSGRSTELGLAPGAYRARRELDGGVSETAFTLKEGVRTPLSPGDFMSVGREATVMRGGGGGMPLPSMTPEGRVRLPVNVSLIPAVSTNQLRAGDAQVENLFALGVINGGTALGGGLALSFLGNVYDAEVEGGALSLGFNVAGGEVHGAQLSLVTNVARSGVAGLQATLGLNLSNGDVDGVGQLSLGSNIARGGMQGIQATLGLNVATQDVTGMQLSLGVNHANGRLDGVQFTLGANSVAGDMKGLQGALAFNRAHSVTGMQLGLINVGGDVTGMQLGLINVAGAVRGMQLGLVNVSREVSGVPLGLLTFEKKGQLHLEVFGSDLQLTNVALKFGGKHLYTTLIAGIGPDDRFQRFSLGLGLGGHIPLGSRFWVDVDAAGSNVLSTKDPFAADSSSLLTQVRAMVGFQVMSRFAVFGGPTYNAWFTWGEPGFAKLSTLPVRSHEITATRRVQHWPGFQLGVRI from the coding sequence ATGAGAGCGCCCCTGCTGCTCCTGCTGCTCTCGCTGTGCGCGGGCGTGAACGAAGCGCGCGCCGCCGAAGCCGTCGCCGTGCGGAGGCTGGCCCTGCTGGTGGGCGTCAACGACGGCGGCCCCGAGCGCGTGAAGCTGCGCTACGCGGACACCGACGCGCGGGCCTTCTCCCAGGTGCTGTCGGAGCTGGGCGGCGTGCTGCCCCAGGACCGCGTGCTGCTGACGGACGTGGACCGCGCGGGCGTCCTGGCCGGCTTCGAGCGCATGGGCCGCATGGCGGAGGCCGCGCGCACCTCCGGCGCCCGGCGCGTGGAGGTGCTGCTGTACTACTCCGGCCACTCGGACGACGAGGGCCTGCTGCTCAAGGGCCAGCGCCTGGACTACGGCGAGCTGCGCCGCGCGCTGAAGGGCCTGCCCGCGGACGTGCGCATCGCGGTGCTGGACTCGTGCGCGTCCGGCGCGTTCGCCCGGCGCAAGGGCGGCGTGGCCCGGCCCGCGTTCCTCGTGGACTCCGGCACCCAGGTGAAGGGGCACGCCATCCTCACCTCCTCCAGCGCGGACGAGGCGTCGCAGGAGTCGGACCGGCTGGGCGGCTCGTTCTTCACCCACCACCTGGTGTCCGGCCTGCGCGGCGCCGCGGACGTCACCCACGATGGTCGCGTCACGCTCACGGAGGCGTACCAGTTCGCCTTCCACGAAACGCTCGCGCGCACGGAGCGCACGCGGGGCGGCGCGCAGCACCCCAACTACGACATCGAGCTGGCGGGCACCGGCGACCTGGTGATGACCGACCTGCGCGCCACCACCGCGGGCCTGCTCCTCACCGAGCCGCTGGAGGGCCGGCTGTACGTGCGCGACGCGGTGGGCACGCTGGTGGTGGAGGTGCAGAAGGTGTCCGGCCGCTCCACCGAGCTGGGGCTCGCCCCCGGCGCCTACCGCGCGCGGCGCGAGCTGGACGGCGGCGTGTCCGAGACGGCCTTCACGCTGAAGGAAGGCGTGCGCACGCCCCTGTCCCCCGGCGACTTCATGAGCGTGGGCCGCGAGGCCACCGTGATGCGCGGCGGTGGCGGCGGCATGCCGCTGCCTTCGATGACGCCGGAGGGCCGGGTGCGGCTGCCGGTGAACGTGAGCCTCATCCCGGCGGTGAGCACCAACCAGCTCCGGGCCGGCGACGCGCAGGTGGAGAACCTCTTCGCGCTGGGCGTCATCAACGGCGGCACGGCGCTGGGGGGCGGGCTGGCGCTGAGCTTCCTGGGCAACGTGTACGACGCGGAGGTGGAGGGCGGGGCGCTGTCCCTGGGCTTCAACGTCGCGGGCGGAGAGGTCCATGGCGCGCAGCTGTCGCTGGTCACCAATGTGGCGCGGTCGGGGGTGGCCGGCCTCCAGGCGACGCTGGGGCTCAACCTCTCCAACGGGGACGTGGACGGCGTGGGGCAGCTGTCGCTGGGGTCGAACATCGCGCGGGGCGGGATGCAGGGCATCCAGGCGACGCTGGGCCTCAACGTCGCCACTCAGGACGTCACCGGCATGCAGCTGTCGCTGGGCGTCAACCACGCGAACGGACGGCTCGACGGCGTGCAGTTCACGCTGGGCGCCAACTCCGTGGCGGGGGACATGAAGGGCCTCCAGGGGGCGCTGGCGTTCAACCGCGCGCACTCCGTCACTGGCATGCAGCTGGGCCTCATCAACGTCGGCGGCGACGTGACGGGCATGCAGCTGGGGTTGATCAACGTGGCGGGCGCGGTGCGGGGCATGCAGCTGGGGCTCGTCAACGTGTCGCGGGAGGTGAGCGGCGTGCCGCTGGGCCTGCTCACCTTCGAGAAGAAGGGCCAGCTCCACCTGGAGGTGTTCGGCAGCGACCTGCAGCTCACCAACGTGGCGTTGAAGTTCGGCGGCAAGCACCTGTACACCACGCTCATCGCGGGCATCGGGCCGGACGACCGCTTCCAGCGCTTCAGCCTGGGCCTGGGCCTGGGCGGGCACATCCCGCTGGGCTCGCGCTTCTGGGTGGACGTGGACGCGGCCGGCAGCAACGTGCTGTCCACGAAGGACCCCTTCGCCGCGGACTCCAGCAGCCTGCTGACGCAGGTGCGCGCCATGGTGGGCTTCCAGGTCATGTCCCGGTTCGCCGTGTTCGGCGGCCCCACCTACAACGCCTGGTTCACCTGGGGGGAGCCGGGCTTCGCGAAGCTGTCCACGCTGCCGGTGCGCTCGCACGAAATCACCGCCACGCGGCGCGTGCAGCACTGGCCGGGCTTCCAACTGGGCGTGCGCATCTGA
- a CDS encoding ActD-like protein has protein sequence MTSPHRTPDWLLERIALGELPPDELASARARLAQEPDGPSRLAALEADSRATLQALPPDVVAREVKARFARSGPGGALVAVPPPRVEPLAARPTWRFLPLLVPVLAGATLFVIARPLSSTDGREAREAWTEVGGTGVLEATRIKGLQPRLDVHRQAAAGTERLTDGAPARAGDVVQLSYTAAGKAHGVILSVDGRGAVTVHQPDTGHASAALERSGTHLLPRAYELDDAPAFERFFLITADAPFDLDGVLSAARVLAASPEARTAPLSLPADVGLGQTSFLLEKSSR, from the coding sequence ATGACGTCCCCCCACCGCACCCCGGATTGGCTGCTGGAGCGCATTGCCCTGGGCGAGCTGCCCCCGGACGAGCTCGCCTCCGCCCGCGCCCGCCTGGCCCAGGAACCCGATGGGCCCTCGCGCCTCGCCGCCCTGGAGGCCGACTCCCGCGCCACCCTCCAGGCCCTGCCCCCTGACGTCGTGGCGCGCGAGGTGAAAGCCCGCTTCGCCCGCTCCGGTCCTGGAGGCGCCCTCGTCGCCGTGCCCCCACCCCGGGTGGAGCCCCTGGCCGCGCGCCCTACGTGGCGCTTCCTGCCCCTCCTGGTGCCGGTGCTCGCGGGCGCGACCCTGTTCGTCATCGCGCGGCCCCTGTCATCCACCGACGGGCGGGAGGCGCGGGAGGCGTGGACGGAGGTGGGGGGCACCGGCGTCCTGGAGGCCACCCGCATCAAGGGCCTCCAGCCTCGGCTCGACGTGCACCGGCAGGCCGCCGCCGGCACCGAGCGCCTCACCGACGGCGCCCCCGCCCGGGCCGGTGACGTGGTGCAGCTGTCCTATACCGCCGCCGGCAAGGCCCACGGCGTCATCCTCTCCGTGGACGGCCGCGGCGCCGTCACCGTGCACCAGCCGGACACCGGCCACGCGTCCGCCGCGCTGGAGCGCTCCGGCACGCACCTGCTGCCCCGCGCCTACGAACTGGATGACGCGCCCGCCTTCGAGCGCTTCTTCCTCATCACCGCCGACGCGCCCTTCGACCTGGACGGCGTGCTGTCCGCCGCGCGCGTCCTCGCCGCATCCCCCGAGGCGCGCACCGCGCCGCTGTCCCTGCCCGCGGATGTGGGCCTGGGACAGACGTCCTTCCTCCTGGAGAAGTCCTCCCGATGA
- a CDS encoding RNA polymerase sigma factor, whose protein sequence is MSVDVEAYYRRYGPQVLRRCRFLLRDEEQAVDAMQDVFVQLLRYQSALKDAAPSSLLHQIATRVCLNRLRGAKRRPEDRDDELVLRIAASGDLEARASARGLLDRLFGRVPASSRDIAVLHLVDGMTLEETAREVGLSVSGVRKRLRALSAVLQELEAA, encoded by the coding sequence GTGTCCGTGGATGTGGAGGCCTATTACCGACGCTATGGCCCCCAGGTGCTCCGGCGCTGCCGCTTCCTGCTGCGCGACGAGGAGCAGGCCGTGGACGCCATGCAGGACGTGTTCGTGCAACTGCTTCGCTACCAGTCCGCCTTGAAGGACGCCGCGCCTTCCAGCCTGCTGCATCAGATCGCCACCCGCGTGTGCCTCAACCGCCTTCGCGGCGCGAAGCGGCGCCCGGAGGACCGGGACGATGAGCTGGTCCTGCGCATCGCCGCCTCCGGCGACCTGGAGGCGCGCGCCTCCGCCCGGGGCCTGCTGGACCGGCTCTTCGGCCGCGTGCCCGCGTCCAGCCGGGACATCGCCGTGCTCCACCTGGTGGACGGCATGACGCTGGAGGAGACCGCCCGCGAGGTGGGTCTGTCCGTGTCCGGGGTGCGCAAGCGCCTGCGGGCCCTGTCCGCTGTCCTGCAGGAGCTGGAGGCCGCATGA
- a CDS encoding cobalamin B12-binding domain-containing protein, giving the protein MIHQTPAIDSLRERYLAAQLSGNRQEALRLLVDEGLLCGVPLQDLHLEVIQRAQYEIGRLWQENRISVAQEHMATAISQFVLAHLYRHLPRDPSNGKVVMMACVEGELHEVGARMASDFLEMAGFDVRFIGANVPADHLARLVREAPPHLLALSVTMPFHMPQVREAVSKVRTVAPRLPIAVGGLAFDWGPVLQEELGVAFFGKSARELVSAACRTLGV; this is encoded by the coding sequence GTGATCCACCAGACCCCTGCCATCGACTCGTTGCGGGAGCGCTATCTCGCGGCCCAGCTCTCTGGAAACCGCCAGGAGGCGCTGCGCCTGCTGGTGGATGAAGGCCTGCTGTGCGGCGTCCCGCTCCAGGACCTGCACCTGGAGGTCATCCAGCGGGCCCAATATGAGATCGGCCGGCTCTGGCAGGAGAACCGCATCTCCGTGGCCCAGGAGCACATGGCCACCGCCATCTCCCAGTTCGTCCTGGCGCACCTGTACCGCCACCTGCCCCGCGACCCGTCCAACGGCAAGGTCGTGATGATGGCGTGCGTGGAGGGCGAACTGCATGAGGTGGGCGCGCGCATGGCCAGCGACTTCCTGGAGATGGCCGGCTTCGACGTGCGCTTCATCGGCGCCAACGTGCCCGCCGACCACCTGGCCCGGCTGGTGAGGGAAGCCCCTCCGCACCTCCTGGCCCTCTCCGTCACCATGCCCTTCCACATGCCCCAGGTGCGCGAGGCCGTCTCCAAGGTGCGGACGGTCGCCCCGCGGCTGCCCATCGCCGTGGGCGGACTCGCCTTCGACTGGGGCCCTGTCCTCCAGGAGGAGCTGGGCGTGGCCTTCTTCGGCAAGAGCGCCCGCGAGCTCGTCTCCGCCGCCTGCCGCACCCTGGGGGTCTGA